Proteins from a genomic interval of Paenibacillus sp. FSL H8-0048:
- a CDS encoding glycoside hydrolase family 130 protein, giving the protein MSTIIGEALPNIPWQEKPAGTNSPVWRYSANPIIPRNAIPNSNSVFNSAVIPFEGGFAGVFRCDSRSVSMDIFAGFSEDGVNWKINHEPIIFEGDEEITKREYRYDPRVCKIDDRYYVSWCNGYHGPTIGLAYTFDFKTFHQLENAFLPYNRNGVLLPRKIGGNYAMLSRPSDTGHTPFGDIFYSESPDLTFWGKHRYVMGTVDGDASAWQSKKIGPGPIPIETDKGWLLIYHGVINTCNGFVYRMGVALLDLDQPWKVKARSRNYILGPEELYECVGDVPNVTFPCAALTDAATGRIAIYYGCADTVTGLAFTTVDELISYMDEYPLEIEG; this is encoded by the coding sequence ATGAGTACAATTATTGGAGAAGCACTACCGAACATCCCTTGGCAGGAGAAGCCTGCGGGCACGAATTCCCCGGTATGGAGATATTCCGCCAACCCGATCATTCCGCGCAACGCCATTCCGAACTCGAACAGTGTGTTCAACTCGGCGGTAATCCCGTTTGAGGGCGGCTTCGCAGGCGTGTTCCGCTGTGATTCGCGGTCGGTCAGCATGGATATTTTCGCGGGCTTCAGTGAAGACGGCGTGAACTGGAAAATCAACCATGAGCCAATCATATTCGAGGGTGATGAAGAGATCACCAAGCGCGAGTACCGCTATGATCCGCGTGTCTGCAAGATCGACGACCGGTATTATGTGTCCTGGTGCAACGGCTACCACGGCCCAACAATTGGACTGGCGTATACCTTCGATTTCAAAACCTTTCACCAGCTGGAGAATGCCTTCCTGCCGTATAACCGCAATGGGGTGCTGCTCCCGCGCAAAATCGGCGGCAACTATGCGATGCTCAGCCGTCCGAGTGATACGGGGCATACGCCGTTTGGCGATATTTTTTACAGTGAGAGTCCTGACCTGACCTTCTGGGGAAAGCACCGCTATGTGATGGGTACGGTTGACGGTGACGCTTCCGCGTGGCAGTCCAAGAAGATTGGTCCCGGACCGATTCCGATTGAAACAGACAAGGGCTGGCTGCTGATCTATCACGGCGTGATCAACACCTGCAACGGGTTCGTCTACCGCATGGGGGTCGCGCTGCTGGATCTGGATCAGCCTTGGAAGGTAAAAGCCCGCTCACGCAACTATATTCTCGGCCCGGAAGAGCTGTATGAATGTGTCGGCGATGTGCCGAACGTGACGTTCCCTTGCGCGGCATTGACCGATGCGGCTACCGGACGGATTGCCATCTACTACGGCTGTGCGGATACGGTGACGGGGCTGGCCTTCACGACCGTGGATGAGCTGATCAGCTATATGGATGAATATCCGCTGGAGATTGAGGGGTAA
- a CDS encoding alpha/beta fold hydrolase, whose amino-acid sequence MNKINSPEYIEVEGGALFYERKGSGEPIVFIHGNYNDHLIWEEQMERFSTGYDVISYDLRGYGHSDTPRTPFSNVKDLKMLLDTLGLTKVTLVGSSMGGSVAVDFTLAYPGDVDRLIMAAPSVSGRSYPARMLWQGIKQHIQVRLKGAEQAMEHFIANPFWNYYFPAAAKEKARQKTLANVRNPGNFCRFSPSLAHVSKPYAIHRLAEIGQPVLIFIGALDHTYNRETAEILHKGIRHPRKYYCRTAATCLL is encoded by the coding sequence ATGAATAAGATAAACAGTCCGGAGTACATAGAGGTTGAAGGCGGAGCGCTGTTTTATGAGAGAAAGGGCAGCGGTGAGCCTATCGTTTTTATCCATGGCAATTATAATGACCATCTGATATGGGAGGAGCAGATGGAGAGGTTCTCCACTGGCTACGATGTTATCAGCTATGATCTGCGGGGTTATGGACATTCTGACACTCCCCGGACTCCTTTTTCCAATGTGAAGGACTTGAAGATGCTTCTGGACACACTCGGGCTCACAAAAGTAACTCTGGTGGGTTCATCCATGGGCGGCAGTGTCGCCGTAGATTTCACGCTGGCCTATCCCGGCGATGTGGACCGCCTCATTATGGCAGCGCCTTCTGTCAGCGGCCGCAGCTATCCAGCGAGGATGCTATGGCAGGGGATCAAACAGCATATTCAGGTCAGGCTGAAGGGTGCTGAACAAGCCATGGAGCATTTTATCGCTAACCCCTTTTGGAATTATTACTTCCCTGCGGCTGCCAAAGAAAAGGCCAGACAGAAAACGTTAGCGAATGTGCGGAATCCCGGTAACTTCTGCCGGTTCTCTCCAAGCCTGGCGCACGTGTCCAAGCCTTATGCAATTCATAGATTAGCGGAGATTGGTCAACCAGTTCTTATCTTCATTGGAGCATTGGACCACACATACAATAGAGAGACCGCTGAAATCCTGCACAAAGGCATCAGGCATCCACGAAAATACTATTGCCGGACTGCGGCCACCTGCCTTTTATAG
- a CDS encoding alpha-mannosidase encodes MERINRFIRECSQQQWLEYRVLDDWKVFSTIYRQPGHYDEAQPYSGSESFGLFPSVQGTTYYFRTTLDIPADWTDKDTGLIFYSGGEGLLRVNGVSQQGIDRNHTYATLNPETGGRHPEIEIELYDPIPEPDDPLNKQAVIQPPVRSITAALVRVNLPVQSLMYTVTVIRDSMLLLPEQDFRRVRMLKALHQAMDAYVNLGAAGGGDSSGIQAIEQELAAKVKAIGGNSEGFIHMIGQSHIDIAWLWPARETVRKTSRTFSTVNALMEEYPEYRYAQSQPQLFAYLKDNDPELYAKVKERIQEGRWELVGGMWVEPDLNIPSGESLMRQMLYGQRFYQEEFGQQSEIEWLPDTFGYCASLPQILKHGKVRYFMTTKLGWNDTNLFPYDLFHWVGIDGTALLSYMNHGVNENTLPKDIHEHWQSYRQKAVHSEQMLLYGHGDGGGGVTREMLEYLSRSELMVGQPASGYSTAADFFTGIEQAAPELPVWQGDLYLELHRGTYTTHARNKRNNRKAEILYREAELWQTLAGHGLSPQRREEVGQALHEGWKLILLNQFHDIIPGSSIPEVYETSDKEYKNIFVLGESSLKSVMEAAVSDIDTRGEGQPYVILNGLGWTRDMVAQLAVAPGAALTAPAIYDGNGTRLPAELTTAGKQTVLRVQVPEVPAFGYATIWLREEEQQGADASEAGNNSISAANSAAFEDRWETGYYRLQFNELGEIINLYDKEAGREIVKSGEALNRLHFFHDRPILWDAWDIDSRYEEQPAGAAVLLEKLLLSTGPVCDVLFFRWSLGQSEIQQELILYHTDKRIDFKTQVQWHEAHKLLKVGFPIDVVTSKATYEIPFGALERTTHRNTSWEQAQYEVCGHRYVDVSEHDYGVSLLNDCKYGYDTQGSTIRLSLLRAPRWPDHSADQGEHEFTYSLYPHTGDWRSAHTQRKAAELNHASYAVACEASAGQHPSTGSFLPYEGKQVVLDTVKLAEDGKGSILRLYESAGGRETVRISWPLPHSAIYLSNALEEETVLLPDKDGVLTLDFHPFEIKTIKIIHAG; translated from the coding sequence ATCGAACGGATTAACCGGTTCATTCGGGAATGCTCGCAGCAGCAGTGGCTGGAATACCGGGTGCTTGATGACTGGAAGGTCTTCTCCACTATCTACCGGCAGCCGGGCCACTATGACGAAGCACAGCCTTATTCGGGCAGCGAATCGTTCGGGTTGTTTCCGAGTGTGCAAGGCACCACCTATTACTTCCGCACCACCCTGGATATCCCGGCGGACTGGACTGATAAGGACACCGGGCTGATCTTCTATTCCGGCGGCGAAGGGCTGCTGCGTGTGAACGGAGTCTCGCAGCAGGGTATTGACCGCAATCATACCTATGCCACGCTGAACCCGGAGACGGGCGGCAGACACCCGGAGATTGAGATTGAGCTGTATGATCCGATCCCTGAGCCGGATGACCCATTGAATAAGCAGGCGGTGATTCAGCCGCCGGTCCGCTCCATTACCGCAGCGCTGGTTAGAGTGAACCTGCCGGTCCAGTCGCTGATGTACACGGTGACCGTGATCCGGGATTCGATGCTGCTGTTGCCGGAGCAGGACTTCCGGCGCGTCCGTATGCTGAAAGCATTGCATCAGGCGATGGACGCTTATGTGAATTTGGGAGCGGCAGGCGGGGGGGACAGCAGCGGCATACAGGCGATTGAGCAGGAGCTGGCCGCGAAGGTGAAGGCCATCGGCGGCAACAGTGAGGGCTTCATTCATATGATCGGGCAGTCGCATATCGACATCGCCTGGTTGTGGCCTGCCCGGGAGACGGTGCGGAAGACCAGCCGGACCTTCTCGACGGTGAATGCCCTGATGGAGGAGTACCCGGAATACCGCTATGCCCAGAGCCAGCCGCAGCTGTTCGCTTATCTGAAGGACAATGATCCTGAGCTGTACGCGAAGGTGAAGGAACGGATTCAGGAAGGCCGCTGGGAGCTGGTCGGCGGCATGTGGGTCGAGCCGGATCTGAATATTCCGAGCGGGGAATCGCTGATGCGGCAGATGCTGTACGGACAGCGCTTCTATCAGGAGGAGTTCGGGCAGCAGTCCGAAATTGAATGGCTGCCGGACACCTTCGGGTATTGCGCCTCCCTGCCGCAGATTCTGAAGCACGGCAAGGTCCGGTACTTCATGACCACCAAGCTAGGCTGGAATGACACGAACCTGTTCCCGTATGATCTGTTCCACTGGGTCGGCATCGACGGGACAGCGCTACTATCTTATATGAACCATGGCGTGAATGAGAATACGCTGCCGAAGGATATCCACGAGCACTGGCAGTCCTACCGCCAAAAAGCCGTTCACAGCGAACAAATGCTGCTCTACGGACACGGGGACGGCGGCGGCGGCGTGACGCGGGAGATGCTGGAATACCTGTCGCGCTCCGAGCTGATGGTAGGTCAGCCTGCCTCAGGCTACAGCACGGCGGCGGATTTCTTCACCGGCATCGAGCAGGCAGCACCTGAGCTTCCGGTCTGGCAGGGTGATCTCTATCTGGAGCTGCACCGGGGAACCTATACGACCCATGCGCGGAACAAGCGCAATAACCGCAAGGCTGAGATTCTGTACCGGGAAGCGGAGCTGTGGCAGACTCTGGCTGGGCACGGGCTGTCCCCGCAGCGGCGGGAAGAGGTAGGGCAAGCCCTGCATGAAGGCTGGAAGCTGATTCTCCTCAACCAGTTCCATGATATTATCCCCGGCTCGTCGATTCCCGAGGTCTATGAGACTTCGGACAAGGAATACAAGAATATCTTTGTCCTTGGAGAGAGCAGTCTGAAGTCCGTCATGGAGGCTGCCGTATCGGACATTGATACCCGTGGAGAGGGACAGCCTTATGTCATCCTGAACGGACTGGGCTGGACCCGGGATATGGTAGCCCAGCTTGCGGTTGCTCCAGGAGCAGCGCTAACCGCTCCGGCGATTTATGACGGAAACGGAACACGGCTTCCGGCAGAGCTGACTACAGCAGGAAAGCAAACGGTGCTGCGTGTCCAGGTGCCGGAGGTTCCGGCATTCGGTTATGCAACCATATGGCTGCGGGAAGAGGAGCAGCAGGGGGCAGACGCATCGGAGGCAGGCAATAACTCAATCTCTGCGGCGAATTCCGCTGCGTTCGAGGATCGCTGGGAGACCGGCTATTACCGGCTCCAGTTCAATGAACTGGGCGAGATCATCAACCTGTATGACAAGGAAGCCGGGCGTGAGATTGTGAAGTCCGGGGAAGCGCTGAACCGGCTGCATTTCTTCCACGACCGTCCGATTCTATGGGATGCCTGGGATATCGACAGCCGTTATGAGGAGCAGCCCGCCGGAGCAGCGGTGCTGCTGGAGAAGCTGCTGCTGTCCACAGGTCCTGTATGTGATGTATTGTTCTTCCGCTGGAGTCTAGGCCAATCGGAAATACAGCAGGAGCTGATCCTGTACCACACCGACAAACGGATCGACTTCAAGACACAGGTCCAGTGGCACGAAGCCCACAAGCTGCTGAAGGTTGGCTTCCCGATTGATGTAGTGACCAGCAAGGCTACGTATGAAATTCCGTTCGGTGCACTGGAGCGGACCACGCACCGCAACACCAGCTGGGAGCAGGCGCAGTATGAGGTCTGCGGGCACCGCTATGTCGATGTGTCGGAGCATGATTACGGCGTCAGCCTGTTGAACGACTGCAAATACGGCTATGATACGCAGGGCAGCACCATCCGTCTGTCCCTGCTGCGCGCACCGCGCTGGCCGGACCATTCGGCCGATCAGGGAGAGCATGAATTCACCTATTCGCTCTACCCGCATACCGGAGACTGGCGTTCGGCTCATACCCAGCGCAAGGCCGCCGAGCTGAATCACGCTTCCTATGCAGTAGCCTGCGAGGCAAGTGCGGGCCAGCATCCGTCTACCGGCTCCTTCCTTCCTTATGAAGGGAAGCAGGTGGTGCTAGATACCGTCAAGCTGGCGGAAGATGGTAAGGGTAGTATCCTGCGGCTGTATGAATCCGCCGGAGGACGCGAGACCGTGCGGATCAGCTGGCCGCTGCCGCACTCCGCTATTTATCTGTCCAATGCGCTGGAGGAAGAGACCGTGCTGCTGCCGGATAAAGACGGCGTGCTGACGCTAGACTTCCATCCGTTCGAGATTAAGACGATTAAGATTATTCATGCTGGATAG
- a CDS encoding alpha-mannosidase, producing the protein MTKQQTAHIISHTHWDREWYLPYERHHIRLIQLVDTLLDTLEQNPDFRSFFFDGQTIIIEDYLQVRPENRERLIRHIREGRIFIGPWYILQDAFLTSPEANVRNLQLGHQDAAVYGEVSKIGYFPDTFGLTGQIPQLMQQAGITNAFFGRGVKPTGFNNMVSDDGYESSFSELVWEGPDGSQVLGILFANWYSNGNEVPVEMDEARRFWERKLGDARQYAATDQLLFMNGCDHQPLQTDLPEAIRTAEKLHPEVSFVHSNFPDYIKAVEASLAGRSLSTVKGELRSQRTDGWGTLVNTASARVYLKQLNQRGQAMLEKVAEPLAVIAKLHGGEYPQHLLDYAWKTLLQNHPHDSICGCSVDEVHREMVARFDKSYHTAEGIVADSMQAITAAVDTSGFAAYGEEALPLVVSNTSGWSRTGTVTVELDAARQYLRDGLPLEENARLMKTMDLAGRVLVDEQGQPVPCTVEDLGLSFGYDLPDDRFRQPYSCRKVRLTFEAADVPALGLRTYAWVRFVGAAAAEGSSTGSAPAANLQAVASAPASLVRGARVLENDTLRVEVMADGSFTLEHKPSGKIYRDLGVYENTGDIGNEYMYRQPAGEVPLTTLGLDAQIAVIEDTPYRASIEITHAWEIPASAAALLEEEQRALVYYPERQAKRSATTVTLKLRTVLRLERSGQGLEVKSYIDNTAKDHRLRMLFPADLATASHSVDSMFELAERPNEPAPEWQNPSNAQHQQCFVDVAGENAGLTVANLGLHEYEILRDGRGTIAVTLLRSVGEMGDWGWFPTPEAQCLGEQTADMLLLPHSGDAVTSGAAAAAYQFQIPWTCAQAEVHAGTIPAVYSAVRWNGETAAFSSMKLNKERGDVLLRWFNLTEEPCELKLEAALPAAAFYTSNVLEAEGEELQSEGTASLKLPLGGHEITTVGIRLR; encoded by the coding sequence ATGACCAAACAACAGACGGCACATATTATCTCGCATACGCACTGGGACCGGGAATGGTATCTGCCTTATGAGCGCCATCACATCCGGCTGATTCAGCTCGTGGATACGCTGCTGGATACACTGGAGCAGAACCCGGACTTCCGCAGCTTCTTCTTCGACGGGCAGACGATTATCATCGAGGATTATCTGCAGGTCCGCCCGGAGAACCGGGAGCGGCTGATACGGCATATCCGGGAGGGCCGGATATTTATCGGACCGTGGTACATTCTTCAGGATGCGTTCCTGACCAGCCCGGAAGCGAATGTGCGTAACTTACAGCTGGGACATCAGGATGCGGCAGTCTATGGGGAAGTGTCCAAAATCGGTTATTTCCCGGACACCTTCGGTCTGACCGGACAGATTCCGCAGCTCATGCAGCAGGCGGGTATCACCAACGCCTTCTTCGGGCGCGGCGTGAAGCCGACGGGCTTCAATAATATGGTCTCGGATGACGGCTATGAATCCTCGTTCTCGGAGCTGGTCTGGGAAGGGCCGGACGGCTCGCAGGTGCTGGGCATCCTGTTCGCCAACTGGTATTCCAACGGGAATGAGGTTCCCGTTGAGATGGATGAAGCCCGGCGCTTCTGGGAGCGCAAGCTGGGCGATGCCCGGCAATATGCAGCGACCGATCAGCTGCTGTTCATGAACGGCTGCGATCACCAGCCGCTGCAGACCGACCTGCCGGAGGCGATCCGCACGGCGGAGAAGCTGCACCCGGAGGTCTCCTTCGTTCATTCCAACTTCCCGGATTATATCAAGGCAGTGGAAGCTTCACTGGCTGGCCGCAGCCTGTCCACGGTGAAGGGCGAGCTGCGGAGCCAGCGCACGGACGGCTGGGGAACGTTGGTTAATACCGCTTCCGCCCGCGTGTACCTGAAGCAGCTCAATCAGCGGGGCCAGGCCATGCTTGAGAAGGTGGCTGAGCCGTTGGCGGTTATCGCTAAGCTGCACGGCGGGGAGTATCCGCAGCATCTGCTGGATTATGCGTGGAAGACGCTGCTGCAGAACCATCCGCATGATTCCATCTGCGGCTGCAGCGTGGATGAGGTGCACCGTGAGATGGTCGCCCGCTTCGACAAGAGCTACCACACCGCCGAGGGTATCGTAGCGGATAGTATGCAGGCCATCACCGCAGCGGTGGACACCTCCGGCTTCGCTGCTTACGGTGAAGAGGCCCTTCCGCTTGTTGTGTCGAATACCAGCGGCTGGAGCCGCACCGGTACGGTAACCGTTGAGCTGGACGCAGCCCGCCAATATCTGCGCGACGGGCTGCCTCTCGAAGAGAATGCCCGGCTGATGAAAACCATGGACCTGGCCGGACGGGTCCTGGTTGATGAGCAAGGCCAGCCGGTTCCTTGTACGGTAGAGGATCTCGGCCTGTCCTTCGGCTATGACCTGCCGGATGACCGCTTCCGCCAGCCGTACAGCTGCCGCAAGGTGCGGCTGACCTTCGAGGCGGCGGATGTGCCTGCCCTGGGGCTGCGCACCTATGCCTGGGTCCGCTTCGTTGGGGCGGCTGCCGCTGAAGGTTCGTCTACCGGAAGCGCTCCGGCGGCGAATCTGCAAGCGGTGGCTTCAGCCCCGGCTTCGCTGGTTCGCGGCGCGCGCGTGCTGGAGAACGACACGCTGCGGGTCGAGGTTATGGCTGACGGCTCTTTCACGCTGGAGCATAAGCCTAGCGGCAAGATTTATCGTGACCTTGGTGTCTATGAGAATACCGGGGACATCGGGAATGAATACATGTACAGACAGCCTGCGGGTGAAGTACCGCTGACGACTCTGGGGCTTGACGCGCAGATCGCTGTCATTGAAGATACGCCATACCGCGCTTCCATTGAAATCACCCATGCCTGGGAGATCCCGGCTTCGGCCGCTGCTCTGCTGGAAGAAGAGCAGCGGGCGCTGGTCTATTACCCGGAGCGGCAAGCTAAGCGTAGTGCCACTACTGTAACCCTTAAGCTGCGGACAGTCTTAAGACTGGAGCGAAGCGGCCAAGGACTGGAAGTAAAGAGCTATATCGATAATACGGCTAAAGACCACCGTCTGCGGATGCTTTTCCCTGCGGATCTGGCTACTGCCTCGCACAGTGTGGATTCGATGTTCGAGCTTGCGGAACGTCCGAATGAGCCGGCACCGGAATGGCAGAACCCGAGCAATGCGCAGCATCAGCAGTGCTTCGTGGATGTTGCCGGAGAGAATGCAGGTCTGACGGTCGCTAACCTCGGATTACACGAATACGAGATTCTGCGGGATGGCCGTGGTACGATTGCCGTTACGCTGCTCCGCAGTGTCGGTGAGATGGGCGACTGGGGCTGGTTCCCTACGCCGGAAGCCCAGTGCCTGGGAGAACAGACCGCAGACATGCTGCTTCTGCCGCATAGCGGGGATGCCGTAACCTCCGGTGCCGCTGCTGCCGCTTACCAGTTCCAGATTCCGTGGACCTGCGCACAGGCAGAGGTTCATGCAGGTACGATTCCTGCCGTGTATTCGGCTGTCCGCTGGAACGGCGAGACCGCTGCCTTCTCCTCTATGAAGCTGAACAAGGAACGCGGCGATGTGTTGCTCCGCTGGTTCAACCTGACGGAAGAGCCTTGCGAGCTGAAGCTGGAAGCCGCACTGCCTGCTGCGGCCTTCTATACTTCGAATGTACTGGAAGCAGAAGGTGAAGAGCTTCAGTCAGAAGGCACCGCTTCGCTTAAGCTTCCGCTTGGCGGACATGAGATTACCACGGTTGGTATCCGGCTGCGCTGA
- a CDS encoding glycoside hydrolase family 125 protein — MEQFRLPRIEMPELTLPSSIQAVLADAEAKLAHRPKLQRLFRNCFPNTLETTTKLLDDGTTFVITGDIPACWLRDSVEQVIHYVPFAAKDADLQRIIGGLIKRHTEYVLIDPYANAFNESANDWHWNAADVTEMSPWVWERKFEIDSLCFVIRLAHAYWEETKQTDFFTSDFKKMLRVITDLFKREQHHAEQSPYRFTRSNGIIEDSIRNGGLGMPVNYTGMIWSGFRSSDDACDFHYNIPGNMFAVVALRQMQDFAEWVFRDLDFLAELKELEQEVDHGIKLYGTYRHPEFGPIYAYETDGYGNFSLMDDAGTPGLMSIPYLGYLNNDDPVYQNTRRFALSKENPFYFEGKAAKGIGSPHTPPGYIWHMALSMQGITADSKEERLAVIAMLEATDADTGYMHEGFHADDPSVFTRKWFAWSNSLFSQLILRALKEGIL; from the coding sequence TTGGAACAATTCAGACTTCCCCGCATCGAGATGCCGGAGCTCACGCTGCCGTCATCCATTCAGGCCGTGCTGGCCGACGCCGAAGCGAAGCTGGCCCACCGGCCCAAGCTCCAGCGGCTGTTCCGCAACTGCTTCCCGAATACACTGGAGACCACTACCAAGCTGCTTGATGACGGAACTACCTTTGTCATTACGGGTGACATCCCGGCCTGCTGGCTGCGTGATTCGGTGGAGCAGGTCATTCATTATGTGCCCTTTGCCGCAAAAGATGCTGATCTGCAGCGGATTATCGGCGGGCTGATCAAGCGCCATACGGAGTATGTACTGATCGATCCTTACGCTAACGCATTCAATGAATCGGCCAACGACTGGCACTGGAATGCCGCCGATGTGACCGAGATGTCGCCGTGGGTGTGGGAGCGCAAATTCGAGATCGACTCGCTGTGCTTCGTGATCCGGCTGGCTCATGCCTACTGGGAAGAGACGAAGCAGACCGATTTCTTCACCTCTGACTTCAAAAAAATGCTGCGCGTTATCACCGACCTGTTCAAGCGTGAGCAGCATCATGCCGAGCAGTCCCCGTACCGCTTCACGCGCAGCAACGGGATTATCGAGGATTCCATCCGCAACGGCGGCTTAGGGATGCCCGTGAATTACACCGGCATGATCTGGTCCGGCTTCCGCTCCAGTGATGACGCCTGCGATTTCCACTACAACATTCCGGGAAACATGTTCGCCGTGGTGGCGCTGCGGCAGATGCAGGATTTTGCCGAATGGGTGTTCCGGGATCTGGATTTCCTGGCTGAGCTGAAGGAGCTGGAGCAGGAGGTCGATCACGGTATCAAGCTGTACGGCACCTACCGCCACCCGGAATTCGGACCGATCTACGCCTACGAGACTGACGGTTATGGTAATTTCAGCCTGATGGATGACGCCGGAACGCCGGGCCTGATGTCCATTCCGTATCTGGGCTACCTGAACAATGACGATCCGGTCTACCAGAATACGAGACGGTTTGCGCTAAGCAAGGAGAATCCGTTCTACTTCGAGGGCAAAGCTGCCAAAGGAATCGGCAGTCCGCACACCCCTCCGGGCTATATCTGGCATATGGCGCTGTCGATGCAGGGCATCACAGCAGACAGCAAGGAAGAGCGGCTGGCGGTAATCGCCATGCTGGAAGCGACCGATGCCGATACCGGCTATATGCATGAAGGCTTCCACGCCGACGATCCGTCCGTGTTCACCCGCAAGTGGTTCGCCTGGTCGAACAGCTTGTTCTCGCAGCTCATCCTGCGGGCGCTGAAGGAAGGCATTCTCTAA
- a CDS encoding beta-N-acetylhexosaminidase has protein sequence MVNDRDRNEPSDRHDFNSGPLTGVQQQIAAASGEQWRLTAGSKARIVDNARADNNSVLNETVFMVLGEYAGILTPADRIMTVAYGQMDEMASGDIVIELLEHEAAADMDSKEAYVIEIGSVAKLTASSERTVMYGLRTLLQRLAEDGFVPYGTITDDPVIGERALHIDIGRKFYSEDWLLTRIREMSRLRLNTLQLHFSENEGFRLMSESHPEVVSEQALTKQEMKAIILEAQRYHVDIIPSLDSPGHLGQALRTHPEWLLKDAAGNPAPGALDITNPAARRFVLDLIDEYAELFTGSCYFHIGGDEFINFAEFDKYPQLAEYAQNVLNISGGTGVDTYIDYLNEVAEHLESKGWTVRAWNDGLYRADQTQRVAPKPSIQITYWTKWHPMMAPVEDILAKGHQVINYNDGYLYYVLGEHAGYTYPTAEKISASWHPGLFPARTGEAKQEYTGAYPRELVGTTFSIWSDKPEAQSEAEVAAGLRGPLRAMAELAWLGKKDAAE, from the coding sequence ATGGTTAATGATAGGGATAGGAATGAACCATCAGACCGACACGACTTCAATAGCGGCCCGCTTACCGGTGTACAGCAACAAATTGCTGCGGCATCCGGGGAGCAATGGCGGCTGACTGCCGGGTCCAAAGCCCGGATTGTGGACAATGCCAGAGCGGATAATAACAGTGTTCTGAACGAAACGGTCTTTATGGTTCTGGGTGAGTACGCGGGCATTCTTACACCTGCTGACCGAATCATGACTGTCGCTTATGGGCAAATGGACGAAATGGCTTCTGGCGATATCGTCATTGAGCTGTTAGAGCATGAAGCAGCGGCAGACATGGACAGCAAGGAAGCTTATGTTATTGAGATTGGAAGTGTTGCCAAGCTTACCGCCTCAAGTGAACGGACCGTGATGTATGGTCTGCGGACGTTGCTGCAGAGGCTGGCGGAGGACGGCTTCGTGCCGTACGGAACCATCACGGATGATCCGGTCATTGGAGAGCGGGCGCTGCATATTGACATCGGCCGCAAATTCTACAGCGAAGATTGGCTCCTTACGCGGATCAGAGAGATGTCCCGGCTGCGGCTGAATACGCTGCAGCTGCATTTTTCCGAGAACGAAGGCTTCCGGCTGATGAGTGAGAGCCATCCTGAGGTGGTGTCGGAGCAGGCTTTGACCAAGCAGGAGATGAAGGCGATTATCCTTGAAGCACAGCGTTATCATGTGGATATTATCCCTTCGCTGGATTCACCGGGGCATCTCGGACAGGCGCTTCGCACTCATCCCGAGTGGCTGCTCAAGGATGCAGCGGGCAATCCGGCACCGGGTGCGCTGGATATTACGAATCCGGCAGCCCGCCGGTTCGTGCTGGATTTGATTGACGAATACGCCGAATTATTTACCGGCAGCTGCTATTTTCATATCGGCGGGGATGAATTCATCAACTTCGCGGAGTTCGATAAGTATCCGCAGCTTGCGGAGTATGCTCAGAATGTGTTGAACATCAGCGGCGGCACGGGCGTGGACACGTATATTGATTACCTTAATGAGGTCGCTGAGCATCTGGAGTCCAAGGGCTGGACGGTCCGTGCCTGGAATGATGGCCTTTACCGTGCAGATCAGACCCAGCGGGTTGCTCCTAAGCCATCCATTCAAATTACGTATTGGACGAAGTGGCACCCGATGATGGCCCCGGTGGAAGACATTCTCGCCAAGGGTCATCAGGTGATTAACTACAACGATGGCTATTTGTATTATGTGCTGGGAGAACATGCGGGCTACACGTATCCGACAGCCGAGAAAATCAGCGCTTCTTGGCATCCCGGCCTGTTCCCGGCCCGCACCGGGGAAGCCAAGCAGGAATACACGGGAGCCTATCCGCGTGAACTGGTCGGCACCACCTTCTCCATCTGGAGCGACAAGCCGGAAGCGCAGAGCGAAGCTGAAGTGGCGGCAGGCCTCCGCGGCCCGCTGCGGGCGATGGCGGAGTTGGCTTGGCTGGGGAAGAAGGATGCGGCGGAGTAG